A stretch of Mastomys coucha isolate ucsf_1 unplaced genomic scaffold, UCSF_Mcou_1 pScaffold1, whole genome shotgun sequence DNA encodes these proteins:
- the Rxrg gene encoding retinoic acid receptor RXR-gamma isoform X2 — protein sequence MNYPSTSPGSLVKHICAICGDRSSGKHYGVYSCEGCKGFFKRTIRKDLIYTCRDNKDCLIDKRQRNRCQYCRYQKCLVMGMKREAVQEERQRSRERAESEAECASSGHEDMPVERILEAELAVEPKTESYGDMNLENSTNDPVTNICHAADKQLFTLVEWAKRIPHFSDLTLEDQVILLRAGWNELLIASFSHRSVSVQDGILLATGLHVHRSSAHSAGVGSIFDRVLTELVSKMKDMQMDKSELGCLRAIVLFNPDAKGLSNPSEVETLREKVYATLEAYTKQKYPEQPGRFAKLLLRLPALRSIGLKCLEHLFFFKLIGDTPIDTFLMEMLETPLQIT from the exons ATGAACTACCCATCCACTAGCCCTGGGTCTCTGGTGAAACACATCTGTGCCATCTGTGGGGACAGATCCTCAG GAAAGCACTACGGTGTGTACAGCTGCGAGGGCTGCAAAGGCTTCTTCAAAAGAACCATAAGGAAAGACCTCATCTACACCTGCCGCGATAACAAAGACTGCCTCATCGACAAGCGCCAGCGCAACCGCTGCCAGTACTGTCGCTACCAGAAGTGCCTGGTCATGGGCATGAAGAGGGAAG CTGTGCAAGAGGAAAGGCAGAGGAGCCGAGAGCGAGCAGAGAGCGAGGCAGAATGTGCCAGTAGCGGCCATGAAGACATGCCCGTGGAGAGGATTCTAGAAGCTGAACTTGCTGTGGAACCAAAGACAGAATCCTACGGTGACATGAACCTGGAGAACTCG ACAAATGACCCTGTTACCAATATATGCCATGCTGCGGACAAGCAGCTTTTCACCCTTGTTGAGTGGGCCAAACGCATCCCCCACTTCTCAGACCTCACCTTGGAGGACCAGGTCATTCTGCTCCGGGCAG GGTGGAATGAATTGCTGATTGCCTCCTTCTCCCACCGCTCGGTTTCCGTCCAGGATGGCATCCTGCTGGCTACAGGCCTCCACGTCCACAGGAGCAGTGCTCACAGTGCGGGAGTCGGCTCCATCTTTGACAG AGTCCTCACAGAGTTGGTGTCCAAGATGAAAGACATGCAGATGGATAAGTCGGAGCTGGGGTGCCTACGGGCCATTGTGCTGTTTAACCCAG ATGCCAAGGGTTTGTCCAACCCCTCTGAGGTGGAGACTCTCCGAGAGAAGGTTTATGCCACCCTGGAGGCCTATACCAAGCAGAAGTatccagaacagccaggcag GTTTGCCAAGCTTCTGCTGCGCCTCCCAGCTCTGCGCTCCATTGGCTTGAAGTGCCTGGAACACCTCTTCTTCTTCAAGCTCATTGGTGACACCCCCATTGACACCTTCCTCATGGAGATGTTGGAGACCCCACTGCAGATCACCTGA